Proteins from a genomic interval of Drosophila melanogaster chromosome 2R:
- the tous gene encoding testes of unusual size, with amino-acid sequence MDEANKEDVKRASLSNSTVTIRPRLIYGLRSDVIGNIHFNLTKEVIYPVEGVLAFHDYVQNKQRFLRLPEDTRPEVISISSHRKLLAVVERHSKNGRYISIYELATLKKRRHLELPSNHRNAEIQQMIFTNDSRSVALITRPPEETLIMLVLDKTSTVIEGRATIPGSHGGAECIAGNPNDCNFMAVGGERTLLLMSKSERGFSISNNLKVKYRVTSMAFLSLDLLMIGTSDDQLILVENGEQKLAQKASDADTVDLMIDQEVFDRDKELQEQRFLPTQAVSLPDRRVLCMTAFPKGFAYIIFNRAFVFERVSKFKFERKTILTVPTNLYAEHMYQILNLAIDHKQETVIVTTSHCQIYVGILIVPETLKTKQLKFEPLGVLIHTGEIIAMSVCAWKPIIMTASRDQTIRIWNYETALVELVRKFQVDVNIVELSLTGQMAAIGFSDQLRITQIFMDDLNIVKTYNFPHCNAVRYSNFGHMMAAAYDNNIAITSVYKLDVLINLKGHNGIVLSVAWSRTDKFLISGGAEGAIYLWDIETGARLQEIVQKGTEYVTISCSTNDPLTIYAGTSIGTIREFQDSTLMREITIPSRTKGSVSDVCLARSDLIMFVADHEGNLFNMQLPFLEAGGGTFTNFRFFDGPVNKLRFSYDGTLLFAISNKGTLAIWAMDNIEGKVPYMDQDLMRSQEVLIPRSQLNDKIEQIANLELRLKQQAEEFQYQLSQNEIFDGQQLQEVHRSYCSALEELKELNNEIEARHTEEMNHITFQINSIREEHRIQLDTLATQYSERMLIEYQKFTNLRENMLELRESYEDKLKNSTGTLQDTVEALENNYKQQLNERKELIRDLMKEMQDKKAEFIEYCREVELENDRNMVSTQTEYENKLTTERNETQMWRGKAGVLQKKFESQSREIDNLLEEVEILKEEHHKSQRNIQKQMRNIEDLQKDIADRDYAINGKEKRIQDLLHKNQELDKYKQVLGHKIAELKAQIEPREFQINDKRKHIIEMEAELEGLNQNNVQLELQLKEMRDKYLSNVAELRTERHRAKASRECLHSICSDIYYVAGEINSAEALKKAVKELFRKHASDDELKRFVTLDAEVRDEFMRQRRQIENVLDRYKSVAEDKSVQKKYDKLFKENVILIEEIEKLNETNKMLRSKVKEDLRRSTKTIHK; translated from the exons ATGGACGAAGCCAACAAGGAGGATGTGAAGCGAGCCTCTCTTTCCAACAGCACGGTGACAATAAGGCCACGTCTCATCTACGGACTGCGTTCGGATGTCATTGGCAACATCCACTTCAACCTGACCAAGGAGGTCATCTATCCGGTGGAGGGAGTTCTAGCGTTCCACGACTACGTCCAAAACAAGCAAAGGTTTCTCAG GCTGCCGGAGGATACGCGACCCGAGGTGATATCCATAAGTTCGCATCGCAAACTACTGGCGGTGGTGGAAAGGCACTCGAAAAA TGGTCGGTATATATCCATTTATGAGTTGGCCACCCTGAAGAAGCGACGTCACTTGGAGCTGCCGAGCAACCATCGCAATGCGGAGATACAGCAGATGATCTTTACCAATGACTCCAGATCGGTGGCCCTGATCACCCGCCCGCCGGAGGAAACCCTTATTATGTTGGTGCTGGACAAGACCAGTACAGTGATCGAGGGCAGGGCCACAATCCCGGGATCTCATGGAGGCGCCGAGTGCATCGCTGGCAATCCAAACGATTGCAATTTTATGGCGGTCGGAGGCGAGCGCACGTTGTTGCTGATGAGTAAATCGGAGCGAGGATTTAGTATCAGCAATAATCTGAAGGTGAAATATAGGGTCACCTCGATGGCTTTTCTATCGCTGGACCTGCTGATGATTGGTACGTCGGATGATCAGTTGATCCTGGTGGAGAACGGCGAGCAGAAGTTGGCTCAAAAGGCGAGCGATGCGGACACTGTGGACTTGATGATCGATCAGGAGGTGTTCGATCGGGACAAGGAGTTGCAGGAACAGCGTTTCCTGCCCACGCAGGCGGTTAGCCTTCCTGACAGGAGAGTCCTCTGCATGACCGCCTTCCCCAAGGGATTCGCCTACATCATCTTCAATCGGGCCTTCGTCTTCGAGCGCGTTTCCAAGTTCAAGTTCGAGAGAAAAACCATCCTTACGGTGCCCACGAATCTGTATGCCGAGCATATGTACCAGATTCTAAATCTGGCCATCGACCACAAACAGGAAACGGTGATAGTGACCACATCCCATTGTCAGATTTATGTGGGAATTCTCATTGTTCCCGAGACCCTGAAGACCAAGCAGCTGAAGTTTGAACCGCTGGGAGTCCTCATCCACACTGGAGAGATCATCGCCATGTCTGTGTGCGCCTGGAAACCGATCATCATGACTGCCT CCAGGGATCAGACCATCCGGATTTGGAACTATGAGACCGCCTTGGTGGAGCTGGTTCGCAAATTTCAGGTGGATGTCAATATTGTGGAGCTGAGCTTAACGGGACAGATGGCGGCCATCGGCTTCTCGGATCAGCTGCGTATTACCCAGATCTTCATGGATGATCTAAAC ATTGTCAAGACGTACAACTTTCCGCACTGCAACGCGGTGCGGTATTCCAATTTTGGTCACATGATGGCTGCCGCCTATGACAACAACATAGCCATTACCTCAGTGTACAAGCTGGATGTGCTGATCAATCTGAAAGGCCACAATGGAATTGTGCTTTCCGTGGCGTGGTCGAGGACGGACAAGTTTCTAATCTCTGGCGGAGCAGAGGGTGCCATCTATCTGTGGGACATTGAGACAGGCGCCCGACTGCAGGAGATCGTCCAGAAGGGCACCGAATACGTGACCATCTCGTGCAGCACCAACGATCCGCTGACGATCTACGCGGGAACCAGTATCGGAACGATCCGCGAGTTCCAGGACTCCACGCTGATGAGAGAGATAACCATTCCATCGAGGACCAAGGGATCCGTATCCGATGTTTGCCTGGCCAGATCGGACCTGATTATGTTTGTGGCCGATCATGAGGGTAACCTTTTCAATATGCAATTGCCGTTCCTGGAGGCCGGAGGTGGAACCTTCACCAACTTTCGGTTCTTCGATGGACCGGTCAACAAACTGCGCTTCTCCTACGATGGCACTCTGCTGTTTGCGATATCCAACAAGGGAACGCTCGCCATTTGGGCCATGGACAACATCGAGGGCAAGGTGCCCTACATGGATCAGGATCTGATGCGCAGCCAGGAGGTGCTCATACCGCGCAGCCAACTCAACGACAAAATCGAGCAGATTGCCAACCTGGAGTTGCGGTTGAAGCAGCAGGCGGAGGAGTTCCAGTATCAGTTGAGCCAGAACGAGATCTTTGACggccagcagctgcaggagGTGCACAGGAGCTACTGCTCGGCACTGGAGGAGCTAAAGGAGTTGAACAACGAGATCGAGGCCAGGCACACGGAGGAGATGAATCACATTACGTTCCAAATCAACTCGATACGGGAGGAACACCGCATCCAGCTGGACACTCTGGCCACTCAGTACTCGGAGAGGATGTTGATAGAGTACCAGAAGTTCACCAATCTGCGCGAGAATATGCTGGAGCTGCGTGAGAGCTACGAGGACAAGCTGAAGAACTCCACGGGCACGCTGCAGGATACGGTGGAGGCACTGGAGAACAACTACAAGCAGCAACTGAACGAGCGCAAGGAGCTCATCCGTGACCTGATGAAGGAGATGCAGGACAAGAAGGCCGAGTTCATTGAGTACTGCCGCGAGGTTGAGCTGGAGAACGATCGCAACATGGTCTCCACGCAAACGGAGTACGAGAACAAGTTGACCACTGAGCGAAATGAAACCCAAATGTGGCGAGGTAAAGCGGGTGTCTTGCAGAAGAAATTCGAGTCGCAGAGCCGAGAGATTGACAATCTCCTAGAGGAAGTTGAGATCCTAAAGGAGGAGCACCACAAGTCGCAGCGCAACATCCAGAAACAGATGCGCAACATCGAGGATCTACAGAAGGACATTGCCGATCGCGACTACGCCATCAACGGCAAGGAAAAACGCATCCAAGACCTGCTGCACAAGAACCAGGAGCTGGACAAGTACAAGCAGGTGCTGGGCCACAAGATTGCCGAGCTCAAGGCGCAGATTGAGCCGCGTGAGTTTCAGATCAACGACAAGCGCAAGCACATCATCGAAATGGAAGCGGAGCTGGAGGGTCTCAATCAGAACAACGTGCAGTTGGAGCTGCAGTTAAAGGAGATGCGGGATAAATACCTCAGTAATGTGGCCGAACTTCGGACGGAGCGACATCGGGCAAAGGCTTCTCGGGAGTGCCTGCACTCCATCTGCTCGGATATTTACTACGTGGCCGGGGAGATCAACTCGGCCGAGGCCCTCAAGAAGGCGGTGAAAGAACTGTTCCGCAAACACGCCTCCGACGACGAGCTAAAGCGATTCGTCACTCTGGACGCGGAGGTCAGGGACGAGTTTATGCGGCAGCGCAGGCAGATCGAGAATGTTCTGGACCGATACAAGTCGGTGGCCGAGGACAAATCCGTGCAGAAGAAGTACGACAAGCTGTTCAAGGAGAACGTGATCCTGATTGAGGAGATCGAGAAGCTGAACGAGACCAATAAGATGCTGCGCAGCAAGGTGAAGGAGGACCTGCGTCGATCAACAAAGACAATACACAAGTAG
- the Vps20 gene encoding vacuolar protein sorting 20, isoform A, which produces MGALFGKTSKKTAPSRITDQDKAVLQLKQQRDRLKQYQKRIETQLENDRLLARKCLQQGRKDRAKLLLRKKKYQESLLTNADKQLENLEKLAADIEFAQVEMKVLDGLKAGNAALKKVHEMLDIDEVERIMDETREGIEKQQEIDAILTDVLTTQDEEDVLAELDALEAEEEQQKGAQLPDVPTEDLPIPAEIESVEEPAKTKATKKVLVEA; this is translated from the exons ATGGGAGCTTTGTTTGGAAAAACCAGCAAAAAGACGGCTCCTAGTCGGATCACCGACCAGGACAAGGCGGTTCTG CAATTGAAGCAACAGAGGGATCGTCTGAAGCAGTACCAAAAACGCATCGAGACGCAGTTGGAGAATGATCGCCTCCTGGCAAGGAAGTGCCTACAGCAAGGTCGCAAGGA CCGGGccaagctgctgctgcgcaaGAAGAAGTACCAGGAGAGTCTGCTGACCAATGCCGACAAACAGCTGGAAAACCTGGAGAAGCTGGCTGCGGACATTGAGTTCGCCCAGGTGGAGATGAAGGTGCTGGACGGCCTCAAAGCGGGCAATGCTGCTCTGAAGAAGGTGCACGAAATGCTTGACATCGACGAAGTTGAGCGAATCATGGACGAGACACGCGAGGGCATCGAAAAGCAGCAGGAAATAGACGCCATACTGACGGATGTGCTGACCACGCAGGACGAGGAGGACGTTTTGGCCGAGCTGGATGCCCTGGAGGCGGAGGAAGAGCAGCAGAAGGGTGCACAGCTGCCGGATGTGCCCACCGAAGATCTGCCCATTCCCGCTGAGATCGAGTCCGTCGAGGAGCCGGCAAAGACCAAAGCAACCAAGAAAGTCCTGGTGGAGGCATAG
- the RpS16 gene encoding ribosomal protein S16, isoform B, which produces MQQKRREPVQAVQVFGRKKTATAVAYCKRGNGLLKVNGRPLEQIEPKVLQYKLQEPLLLLGKEKFAGVDIRVRVSGGGHVAQIYAIRQAISKALVAFYQKYVDEASKKEIKDILVQYDRTLLVGDPRRCEPKKFGGPGARARYQKSYR; this is translated from the exons ATGCAGCAGAAG CGCAGAGAACCCGTGCAGGCTGTCCAGGTCTTCGGACGCAAG AAAACCGCCACCGCCGTCGCTTACTGCAAGCGTGGCAACGGCCTCCTGAAGGTGAACGGTCGTCCTCTGGAGCAGATTGAACCCAAGGTCCTGCAATACAAACTGCAGGAGCCCCTTCTGTTGCTCGGCAAG GAGAAATTCGCCGGCGTCGACATCCGCGTGCGCGTTAGCGGTGGTGGTCATGTAGCCCAGATCTACGCCATCCGCCAGGCCATTTCCAAGGCTCTCGTTGCCTTCTACCAGAAAT ACGTCGATGAGGCCTCCAAGAAGGAGATCAAGGACATTCTGGTGCAGTACGACAGAACCCTGCTGGTCGGCGATCCGCGTCGCTGCGAGCCCAAGAAGTTCGGCGGTCCAGGTGCCCGTGCTCGCTACCAGAAGTCGTACCGTTAA